In Streptomyces sp. NBC_01707, a genomic segment contains:
- a CDS encoding HD domain-containing protein yields the protein MNGERLSSVDELMALLADCEDAWDTPDRSGDPVDILDHGLQVAAVLAERHPDDEELQVAGLVHDIGHHLLPGDEAGHGEHAAAAVVGLLGARVGHLVALHIPAKRYLAATDVHLVLSPESARTLGCQGGVMTSEEAAAFEADPDSTAAVALRRADDAGKVVGLRVPGLDCWRPVVERVAAATARDGAA from the coding sequence ATGAACGGAGAGCGACTGTCTTCGGTGGACGAACTCATGGCACTGCTGGCCGACTGTGAGGATGCCTGGGACACCCCGGACCGCTCAGGCGACCCGGTGGACATCCTCGACCATGGCCTGCAGGTTGCGGCGGTCCTTGCCGAGCGCCATCCCGATGACGAGGAGCTGCAGGTCGCCGGGCTCGTTCACGACATCGGTCACCACCTGCTGCCCGGCGACGAGGCCGGACACGGCGAGCACGCCGCGGCGGCCGTCGTCGGACTCCTCGGCGCCCGGGTCGGGCACCTGGTAGCCCTCCACATCCCCGCCAAGCGCTACTTGGCCGCCACCGACGTGCACCTGGTGCTGTCCCCGGAGAGTGCCCGCACCCTCGGCTGCCAGGGCGGCGTCATGACTTCGGAGGAAGCCGCCGCCTTCGAGGCGGACCCGGACTCCACGGCGGCCGTCGCGCTTCGCCGCGCCGACGACGCGGGCAAAGTCGTGGGCCTGCGCGTGCCGGGTCTGGACTGCTGGCGTCCCGTGGTGGAGCGCGTGGCGGCGGCAACGGCGCGAGACGGGGCTGC
- a CDS encoding histidine phosphatase family protein gives MGELILIRHGETEWSRSGQHAGRTDIPLTDAGVAAARTLTPVLARRHLVAAFSSPLSRAMHTAELVGLTGVTPDPDLMEWDYGGYEGMTAAQIQETRPGWELWRDGVVPGDGGSPGEQLQQVAARTDAVLDRIRPLLHDGDVALVAHGHLQRVLTARWLGLDATAGRLFRHPGPGTLSALGVEHGRPVVSAWNVL, from the coding sequence ATGGGCGAGCTGATTTTGATCAGACACGGCGAGACCGAATGGAGCCGGTCGGGGCAGCACGCCGGCCGCACCGACATCCCGCTGACCGACGCAGGTGTGGCCGCGGCCAGGACGCTCACTCCCGTGCTGGCCCGCCGCCATCTGGTCGCCGCGTTCAGCAGCCCGCTGAGCCGCGCCATGCACACAGCGGAGCTGGTGGGCCTGACCGGCGTCACGCCCGATCCTGACCTGATGGAGTGGGACTACGGCGGCTACGAGGGCATGACCGCGGCGCAGATCCAGGAGACGAGGCCGGGCTGGGAACTGTGGCGGGACGGAGTCGTCCCCGGCGACGGCGGCTCTCCTGGCGAGCAGCTTCAGCAGGTGGCTGCGCGCACGGACGCGGTGCTCGACCGGATCCGGCCGCTGCTGCACGACGGCGACGTCGCCCTTGTCGCACACGGTCACCTCCAGCGCGTACTCACTGCCCGCTGGCTCGGCCTCGACGCGACCGCCGGCCGGTTGTTCCGTCACCCGGGTCCGGGCACGCTCAGCGCCCTGGGCGTCGAGCACGGGCGGCCGGTCGTCTCCGCCTGGAACGTCCTGTAG
- a CDS encoding TetR family transcriptional regulator, giving the protein MGRWEPNARGRLEQAALDLYSERGFEQTTAAQIAKRAGLTERTFFRHYADKREVLFGGSHALEEIFVDTLAGTPDSIAPIDAMASTLETVAAFFLERHEFARQRQAVIMANAELRERELIKLATLSAALAATLRRRGVKDPAASLTAEAGIAVFKVGFERWVGDSGERTLADFLRESLDELKVVAAGE; this is encoded by the coding sequence ATGGGTCGATGGGAGCCGAACGCGCGCGGGCGGCTGGAGCAGGCAGCGCTGGACCTCTACAGCGAGCGCGGGTTCGAGCAGACCACCGCCGCGCAGATCGCCAAACGCGCCGGGCTCACCGAGCGGACGTTCTTCCGGCACTACGCCGACAAGCGCGAGGTGCTGTTCGGGGGTTCGCACGCGCTGGAGGAGATCTTCGTGGACACCCTCGCCGGCACCCCGGACTCGATCGCACCGATCGACGCGATGGCCTCGACGCTGGAGACCGTCGCCGCCTTCTTCCTGGAGCGCCACGAGTTCGCCCGGCAGCGCCAGGCCGTCATCATGGCGAACGCGGAGCTGCGCGAGCGCGAGCTGATCAAGCTAGCGACGCTGTCCGCGGCGCTCGCCGCCACGCTGCGCCGACGCGGCGTCAAGGACCCCGCCGCGAGCCTCACCGCGGAGGCAGGTATCGCCGTCTTCAAGGTCGGGTTCGAGCGCTGGGTCGGCGACAGCGGGGAACGTACCCTGGCGGACTTCCTTCGGGAGTCGCTCGACGAACTCAAAGTGGTGGCCGCGGGCGAGTGA
- a CDS encoding SDR family oxidoreductase yields MRVFITGASGWIGSAVVPELIGAGHQVVGLARSDTSAAALAEAGAEVRRGTLDDLDTLRRAAADADGVIHLAFKHDIAFSGGFEDAADADRRAIDTFGEVLAGSDRPFLIASGTLGLAPGRVATERDGQESGPVGAHLAGGPAKRMANAQATIALADRGIRSSVVRLPPTVHGDGDHGFLAAVVAIAREKGLSGYIGDGTNRWSAVHRSDAAHLFRLALESAPAGSTLHAVSDEGVPIRAVAEVIGRHLGLPAASVSAADAPGHFSWLAGFLGMDSPASSAHTRELLGWQPARPGLIDDLDKGHYFAAVPKN; encoded by the coding sequence ATGCGTGTGTTCATCACCGGCGCGTCCGGCTGGATCGGTTCAGCCGTCGTTCCCGAGCTCATCGGCGCCGGCCACCAAGTTGTCGGGCTCGCCCGCTCGGACACCTCGGCCGCCGCCCTCGCCGAAGCCGGTGCCGAGGTGCGCCGCGGCACGCTCGACGATCTCGATACCCTGCGCCGCGCGGCTGCCGACGCCGACGGCGTGATCCACCTCGCCTTCAAGCACGACATCGCGTTCAGCGGCGGCTTCGAGGACGCCGCCGATGCGGACCGGCGTGCCATCGACACGTTCGGCGAAGTACTCGCCGGCTCCGACCGCCCGTTCCTCATCGCATCCGGCACGCTCGGGCTGGCACCGGGACGGGTCGCGACCGAGCGGGACGGCCAGGAGTCCGGCCCGGTCGGCGCACACCTGGCCGGCGGCCCGGCCAAGCGGATGGCCAACGCGCAGGCGACGATCGCCCTCGCGGACCGCGGCATCCGCTCGTCGGTCGTCCGGCTCCCTCCGACCGTGCACGGCGACGGGGACCACGGCTTCCTCGCCGCCGTGGTCGCCATCGCCCGGGAGAAGGGCCTCTCCGGCTACATCGGCGACGGCACCAACCGCTGGTCCGCCGTGCACCGGTCCGACGCCGCGCACCTCTTCCGCCTGGCGCTGGAGAGCGCTCCGGCCGGCTCCACGCTGCACGCGGTCTCGGACGAGGGCGTACCGATCCGTGCCGTCGCCGAAGTGATCGGGCGGCACCTCGGCCTGCCTGCGGCCTCGGTCTCCGCGGCCGACGCGCCCGGGCACTTCAGCTGGCTGGCCGGCTTCCTCGGCATGGACAGCCCCGCGTCCAGCGCACACACCCGCGAACTCCTGGGGTGGCAGCCGGCCCGGCCCGGGCTCATCGACGACCTCGACAAGGGGCACTACTTCGCCGCCGTTCCAAAGAACTGA
- a CDS encoding DUF1206 domain-containing protein, translating into MATRPGKARGWGHARRAANSTAVSAAARAGFVARGVIYVLIGVLSLRIAFSDGGGEQADRGGAIAEIAEKPFGTVLLWLLGTALAGMALWRLSEAAFGQAGPDGKKASKRAMAAGRFVFYGFVSYSVLSYAAGDKGSGSGSSDKNSQDVTAKALDWPGGEWIVAVAGIAVVAAGGWIAVRAIMHKFHEHLKMFEMSKKARKAINFLGVFGGASRGIVFAVAGAFAVAAAVQHEPGKAKGMDDTLRSFTETPAGPWLLALIAVGLGAFGAFSWANARWRKV; encoded by the coding sequence ATGGCAACTCGACCGGGAAAGGCACGCGGATGGGGCCACGCCCGACGCGCGGCGAACAGCACAGCGGTCTCGGCCGCGGCCCGTGCGGGTTTCGTCGCCCGCGGGGTCATCTACGTACTGATAGGTGTCCTCTCGCTTCGGATCGCGTTCTCCGACGGCGGTGGAGAACAGGCGGACCGCGGCGGCGCGATCGCCGAGATCGCCGAGAAGCCCTTCGGTACCGTTCTGCTCTGGCTGCTCGGCACAGCCCTCGCGGGCATGGCCCTGTGGCGGCTGTCCGAAGCCGCCTTCGGGCAGGCGGGCCCGGACGGCAAGAAGGCGAGTAAGAGGGCGATGGCCGCCGGCCGTTTCGTCTTCTACGGATTCGTCTCGTACTCCGTGCTGTCCTACGCTGCCGGGGACAAGGGCAGCGGCAGCGGCAGCTCCGACAAGAACTCCCAGGACGTCACGGCGAAAGCACTGGACTGGCCCGGCGGGGAGTGGATCGTCGCCGTCGCCGGTATCGCGGTGGTCGCAGCCGGTGGTTGGATCGCGGTGAGGGCGATCATGCACAAGTTCCATGAGCACCTGAAGATGTTCGAGATGTCCAAGAAGGCCCGCAAGGCGATCAACTTCCTCGGGGTGTTCGGCGGGGCTTCCCGCGGCATCGTCTTCGCTGTCGCGGGCGCCTTCGCTGTCGCGGCAGCTGTCCAGCACGAGCCCGGCAAGGCCAAGGGCATGGACGACACCCTGCGCTCCTTCACGGAGACCCCTGCCGGGCCCTGGCTGCTGGCGCTGATCGCAGTCGGTCTCGGGGCTTTCGGGGCCTTCTCCTGGGCCAATGCCCGCTGGCGCAAGGTCTGA
- a CDS encoding PP2C family protein-serine/threonine phosphatase produces MGLKGGVTGLRESWRPGRALLAVPVALIVVIATVDILLPNDIYLGPLLVIAPAITSSFEGPVLTGVVGLLTVGAQAFIALHSGVLTSRNALVQIAALAILSALTVFFCLIRERHIRQLARVRSVAETTQKVLLRPLPDRIGPLRIASLYLAAEDEAQIGGDLYAATRVEGGTRMMIGDVRGKGLAAIEEAALLLGAFREAAHQYTGLPALAAALDRSVTRYHADFEPEDGDDTGERFVTALLLEIPEDGPVSRMTSCGHPAPLLLSPGHAESVPSRHPAPPLGIGDMGPAGYTVDMFDFEAGDTLLLFTDGVIEARDRRGDFYPLAERAAQWTESPPETLLHQLRRDLLAYVGGRLGDDAAIIAIHRSPVPYPEYRPEDLLS; encoded by the coding sequence GTGGGCCTAAAGGGAGGTGTCACGGGTCTGCGGGAGTCATGGCGGCCGGGCCGTGCGCTCCTGGCGGTTCCCGTCGCGCTCATCGTCGTGATCGCGACCGTGGACATCCTGCTCCCGAATGACATCTATCTGGGACCGCTGCTGGTCATCGCTCCCGCGATCACTTCCTCGTTCGAGGGCCCCGTACTGACCGGAGTCGTCGGGCTCCTGACCGTGGGGGCCCAGGCATTCATCGCCCTGCACTCCGGCGTACTGACCTCCCGGAACGCTTTGGTCCAGATCGCCGCCCTGGCGATCCTCTCCGCCCTGACCGTGTTCTTCTGCCTGATACGCGAGCGGCACATCCGACAGCTGGCCCGGGTGCGCTCGGTGGCCGAAACCACACAGAAGGTACTGCTGCGGCCGCTCCCGGACCGTATCGGCCCCCTGCGGATCGCCTCCTTGTACCTGGCCGCCGAGGACGAGGCCCAGATCGGAGGCGACCTGTACGCGGCCACCCGCGTCGAGGGCGGAACCCGCATGATGATCGGCGACGTGAGAGGCAAGGGCCTGGCCGCCATCGAAGAAGCCGCGCTCCTGCTCGGCGCCTTCCGCGAGGCCGCCCACCAGTACACCGGCCTGCCCGCACTCGCCGCAGCCCTCGATCGGAGCGTCACCCGCTACCATGCCGACTTCGAGCCGGAGGATGGGGACGACACCGGGGAACGCTTCGTCACAGCACTGCTGCTGGAGATCCCCGAGGATGGCCCTGTCAGCCGAATGACCAGCTGCGGCCATCCCGCGCCTCTGCTGCTCAGCCCAGGACACGCGGAATCCGTACCGAGTCGGCACCCGGCGCCCCCGCTGGGGATCGGCGACATGGGGCCGGCGGGCTACACCGTCGACATGTTCGACTTCGAGGCGGGAGACACCCTCCTCCTTTTCACCGACGGCGTCATCGAAGCGCGCGACCGACGCGGCGACTTCTACCCGCTCGCGGAACGCGCCGCCCAGTGGACGGAGAGCCCGCCGGAGACACTCCTGCACCAGTTGCGACGCGACCTCCTCGCCTATGTCGGCGGACGTCTGGGCGACGACGCCGCCATCATCGCGATCCACCGCAGCCCCGTCCCCTATCCGGAATACCGCCCCGAGGATCTCCTTTCCTGA
- a CDS encoding D-Ala-D-Ala carboxypeptidase family metallohydrolase, translating into MAPSRSFSRFPHSFDRRTALRGTLAAGIGVVIGPVLLSGAAQAYSWSRTLNQGATGADVTELQIRVAGWAADSASQTRVAIDGNFGAGTAAAVRRFQAAYGLTADGSAGPATQSQLNALEQSDGSTVHFDFSEFTDRISGTFSGGKLGAADVKENVRRAMYKLEALRKKLGNVPITVNSGFRSIAHNADVGGASDSMHLYGTAADLAVSGVPNKTVYQKAETSGFSGLETYTADHQHVDSRADLGRAWWWENGTV; encoded by the coding sequence ATGGCTCCTTCCCGCTCCTTTTCCCGCTTTCCGCACTCGTTCGACCGCCGTACGGCGCTGCGCGGGACGCTGGCCGCCGGTATCGGTGTCGTGATCGGGCCCGTCCTGCTGTCGGGGGCCGCGCAGGCGTACTCCTGGTCACGCACCCTGAACCAGGGGGCCACCGGCGCGGACGTGACCGAACTGCAGATCAGAGTCGCCGGGTGGGCCGCGGACAGCGCAAGCCAGACCCGGGTGGCCATCGACGGCAACTTCGGTGCCGGCACCGCGGCGGCGGTCCGCCGGTTCCAGGCGGCCTACGGACTCACCGCCGACGGCAGCGCCGGGCCCGCAACCCAGTCGCAGCTCAACGCTCTCGAGCAGTCGGACGGTTCGACCGTGCACTTCGACTTCAGCGAGTTCACCGACCGGATCAGCGGCACCTTCTCCGGCGGCAAGCTGGGCGCGGCCGACGTCAAGGAGAACGTCCGCCGCGCGATGTACAAGCTGGAGGCGCTGCGCAAGAAGCTCGGCAACGTCCCCATCACGGTCAATTCCGGCTTCCGCAGCATCGCGCACAACGCCGACGTCGGCGGCGCCAGCGACAGCATGCACCTGTACGGCACGGCGGCCGACCTTGCCGTCTCCGGAGTGCCCAACAAGACCGTGTACCAGAAGGCGGAGACCTCGGGCTTCTCCGGCCTGGAGACCTACACCGCGGACCACCAGCACGTCGACAGCCGGGCGGACCTCGGCCGGGCCTGGTGGTGGGAGAACGGCACCGTCTAG
- a CDS encoding SDR family NAD(P)-dependent oxidoreductase, protein MTTTLITGANKGLGFETARRLTAAGHNVYIGSRDAERGRRAAEQLGVRLVQLDSTSDASVEAAARTIEADGGLDVLINNAGIEERGAGNVVIGAADVTADIMRNTFETNVFGTVRVLHAFLPLLERSKAPIVVNVSSGLASLTRLTAAGTPSYAYPGVAYPASKTAVNAITVQYAKAFPNMRINAVEPGFTKTDLNGNTGVQSVEQGAEIIVRMAQVGPDGPTGGFFDAEGTFPW, encoded by the coding sequence ATGACAACGACACTGATCACCGGAGCGAACAAGGGTCTCGGCTTCGAGACCGCCCGCCGCCTCACCGCCGCAGGCCACAACGTCTACATCGGAAGCCGGGACGCCGAACGCGGACGCCGTGCCGCCGAGCAGCTGGGCGTACGGCTGGTCCAGCTCGACTCCACCAGCGACGCATCCGTGGAAGCGGCGGCGAGGACCATCGAGGCCGACGGAGGGCTGGACGTACTGATCAACAATGCCGGCATCGAGGAAAGGGGTGCCGGCAACGTCGTGATCGGTGCCGCGGACGTGACCGCCGACATCATGCGGAACACGTTCGAGACGAACGTCTTCGGCACTGTGCGGGTCCTGCACGCGTTTCTGCCGCTGCTCGAGCGTTCAAAGGCCCCGATCGTGGTCAACGTCAGCAGCGGCCTGGCCTCGCTGACTCGGCTCACCGCGGCGGGTACCCCGTCGTACGCATACCCGGGCGTGGCCTACCCGGCGTCGAAGACAGCGGTCAACGCGATCACGGTGCAGTACGCGAAGGCGTTCCCGAACATGCGGATCAACGCAGTGGAGCCCGGCTTCACCAAGACCGACCTGAACGGGAACACCGGAGTCCAGAGCGTCGAGCAGGGCGCCGAGATCATTGTGCGTATGGCTCAGGTCGGTCCCGACGGCCCCACAGGAGGGTTCTTCGACGCGGAGGGCACCTTCCCCTGGTAA
- a CDS encoding helix-turn-helix transcriptional regulator, whose amino-acid sequence MASTDFGRTVRRWRDRVSPEAAGLTAGGHRRAAGLRREELALLAGISVDYVTRLEQGRATNPSEQVVEALGRALRLSATEREHLFHVAGLVPPGQGTVPAYITPSVHRMLDRLTGTPVAVFDAAWTQLLANPLYTALMGERHGRERNGAWRAFLGSGDRVRYTAQSRGAMETAVVADLRTTAGRYPDDQQLRRLVAELRTNSERFAELWDAGALGRHEAASKTIDHPQVGSLTLDCDVLSVAGSDLRIMIYTAEPGTQDAERLELLAVLGTQTLVG is encoded by the coding sequence ATGGCGAGCACGGATTTCGGGCGCACGGTACGGCGCTGGCGCGACCGGGTCTCCCCGGAGGCGGCCGGGCTGACTGCAGGTGGCCATCGGCGCGCGGCGGGACTGCGCCGGGAGGAGCTGGCCCTGCTGGCCGGAATCTCCGTCGACTATGTGACCCGCCTGGAACAGGGCCGGGCGACCAACCCCTCGGAGCAGGTGGTCGAGGCCCTGGGGCGCGCCCTTCGCCTCTCGGCGACCGAGCGCGAGCACCTGTTCCACGTCGCCGGGCTCGTACCCCCGGGGCAGGGCACGGTGCCCGCCTACATCACCCCGAGCGTGCACCGGATGCTGGACCGGCTGACCGGGACGCCCGTCGCGGTCTTCGACGCGGCGTGGACGCAGCTGTTGGCCAACCCCCTGTACACGGCGCTGATGGGCGAACGGCACGGCCGGGAGCGCAACGGCGCATGGCGCGCCTTCCTCGGGTCGGGTGATCGCGTCCGCTACACAGCGCAGTCCCGGGGCGCGATGGAGACCGCGGTCGTCGCAGACCTGCGCACGACTGCCGGCCGTTACCCGGATGACCAGCAACTGCGGCGTCTGGTCGCGGAGTTGCGCACGAACAGTGAACGGTTCGCCGAACTGTGGGATGCGGGCGCCCTGGGTCGGCACGAGGCCGCGAGCAAGACCATCGATCACCCGCAGGTGGGCTCCCTGACGCTGGACTGCGATGTGCTCAGCGTGGCGGGCAGCGACCTGCGCATCATGATCTACACGGCTGAGCCCGGCACCCAGGACGCCGAACGCCTGGAGCTCCTCGCCGTCCTCGGCACCCAGACGCTCGTCGGATAG
- a CDS encoding DNA alkylation repair protein, protein MAELAELEDPRTREVNEKHGDDHGVNLSKLRALAKRLKTQQELASRLWETDDTAARLLAILICRPKAFERDELDVMLREARTPKVHDWLVNYVVKKNPHSEDLRRAWSADPDPVVASAGWALTTERVAKKPEGLDLAGLLDVIEAEMKDAPGRLQWALNHCLAQIGIEHAEYRTRAIDIGERLEVLKDYPTSPGCTSPFAPVWITEMVRRQHDK, encoded by the coding sequence ATGGCCGAGCTGGCCGAGCTCGAGGACCCGAGGACACGCGAGGTGAACGAGAAACACGGTGACGATCACGGTGTGAACCTCAGCAAACTGCGCGCGCTCGCGAAGCGGCTCAAGACGCAGCAGGAACTCGCGAGCCGGCTCTGGGAGACGGATGACACCGCGGCGAGACTGCTGGCGATCCTGATCTGCCGCCCGAAGGCCTTCGAGCGTGACGAGTTGGATGTCATGTTGCGCGAAGCGCGCACACCCAAGGTGCACGACTGGCTCGTGAACTACGTGGTGAAGAAGAACCCGCACTCCGAGGATCTGCGCCGGGCCTGGTCCGCCGATCCGGATCCAGTGGTCGCGAGTGCCGGCTGGGCGCTGACCACCGAACGCGTGGCGAAGAAGCCGGAGGGCCTCGACCTCGCAGGACTGCTCGATGTCATCGAGGCGGAGATGAAGGACGCCCCGGGTCGCCTGCAGTGGGCGTTGAACCACTGCCTGGCTCAGATCGGGATCGAGCACGCCGAGTACCGCACCCGCGCAATCGACATCGGTGAGCGCCTGGAGGTGCTCAAGGACTACCCGACGTCACCGGGCTGTACGTCTCCGTTCGCGCCCGTCTGGATCACGGAGATGGTGCGCCGACAGCACGACAAGTAG
- a CDS encoding YciI family protein has protein sequence MAKYLLLKHYRGAPASVNDAPMDQWKPEEISAHVQYMNDFAARLEQTGEFVDSQALAPGGTFVRYDGEGRPPVTDGPFAETKDLIAGWMVIDVDSYERAVELAGELSAAPGAGGKPIHEWLELRPFLGSHCTISE, from the coding sequence ATGGCCAAGTACCTGCTGCTCAAGCACTACCGCGGCGCCCCGGCGTCGGTCAACGACGCGCCGATGGACCAGTGGAAGCCGGAGGAGATCTCGGCCCACGTGCAGTACATGAACGACTTCGCGGCCCGGCTGGAGCAGACCGGCGAGTTCGTCGACAGCCAGGCGCTCGCCCCCGGCGGCACGTTCGTCCGGTACGACGGTGAGGGACGCCCGCCGGTCACCGACGGTCCGTTCGCCGAGACCAAGGACCTCATCGCCGGTTGGATGGTGATCGACGTCGACAGCTACGAGCGCGCCGTCGAACTGGCCGGGGAGCTGTCGGCCGCCCCAGGGGCGGGCGGCAAACCGATCCACGAGTGGCTCGAGCTGCGCCCGTTCCTGGGCTCGCACTGCACCATCTCGGAGTGA
- a CDS encoding RNA polymerase sigma factor has protein sequence MHEALIRSLTPGVLALLVRRGADFAAAEDAVQDALVEAVRVWPADPPRDAKGWLVTVAWRKFLDATRSDAARRRREDLVGEEPAPGPAPAADDTLQLYFLCAHPSLTPSSAVALTLRAVGGLTTRQIAQAYLVPEATMAQRISRAKRTVSDVRLDQPGDVATVLRVLYLVFNEGYSGDVDLAAEAIRLTRQLAAAIDHPEVAGLLALMLLHHARRAARTAPDGSLVPLAEQDRGRWDTKLIAEGVGILQTALARDRLGEFQAQAAIAALHADAPTADETDWVQIVEWYDELTRLTDSPVVRLNRAVAVGEADGPRAGLAALAALDASLPRHAAVAAYLHERDGDLATAARLYAEAAQKAPNLAERDHLTRQAARINARGCR, from the coding sequence ATGCACGAGGCCCTGATCCGGAGCCTCACGCCGGGCGTGCTCGCCCTCCTCGTCCGCCGCGGAGCCGACTTCGCGGCGGCCGAGGACGCCGTACAGGACGCGCTGGTCGAGGCAGTCCGCGTCTGGCCGGCCGACCCACCGCGGGATGCGAAGGGCTGGCTGGTCACCGTGGCCTGGCGCAAGTTCCTTGACGCCACCCGCTCGGATGCCGCCCGTCGCCGGCGTGAGGACCTCGTCGGCGAGGAGCCGGCACCCGGGCCCGCGCCCGCGGCGGACGACACCCTCCAGCTGTACTTCCTTTGCGCCCACCCCTCGCTGACGCCGTCGTCCGCTGTCGCGCTCACGCTGCGCGCGGTGGGCGGGCTCACCACCCGCCAGATCGCCCAGGCCTATCTGGTGCCCGAGGCGACCATGGCGCAACGCATCAGCCGGGCCAAACGCACCGTCTCCGACGTGCGCCTCGACCAGCCCGGTGATGTCGCCACCGTGCTGCGCGTCCTCTACCTCGTCTTCAACGAGGGCTACTCCGGCGACGTCGACCTCGCCGCCGAGGCCATCCGCCTCACCCGGCAGCTCGCCGCCGCCATCGACCACCCCGAGGTCGCGGGGCTGCTCGCCCTCATGCTGCTCCACCACGCCCGGCGCGCCGCGCGGACCGCGCCCGACGGCAGCCTCGTGCCGCTCGCCGAGCAGGACCGCGGCCGGTGGGACACGAAGTTGATCGCCGAGGGCGTCGGGATCCTCCAGACCGCCCTCGCCCGCGACCGGCTGGGCGAGTTCCAGGCCCAGGCAGCGATCGCAGCACTCCACGCCGACGCACCCACCGCCGACGAGACCGACTGGGTACAGATCGTCGAGTGGTACGACGAGCTCACGCGCCTGACCGACAGTCCGGTCGTCCGGCTCAATCGCGCGGTGGCCGTCGGGGAGGCCGACGGACCGCGCGCCGGCCTGGCGGCGCTCGCGGCGCTGGACGCCTCACTGCCCCGCCACGCCGCGGTGGCTGCGTACCTCCACGAGCGCGACGGCGACCTGGCGACGGCGGCACGGCTGTACGCCGAGGCGGCCCAAAAGGCACCCAACCTCGCCGAGCGCGACCACCTGACGCGCCAGGCCGCCCGGATCAATGCGCGTGGGTGTCGCTGA
- a CDS encoding transposase encodes MSLTGRARTWPWPERSPGPRPVPDRLCLQGLLYVLCNDLAWQLLPLKLGFGSGQTCWGRLERWQKAGVFDQLHRILVAELNAAGQLDRSRACVDGSHIRAKKGAPTPVRRRSTGGRRAANTI; translated from the coding sequence GTGTCGCTGACGGGTCGCGCTCGGACTTGGCCTTGGCCGGAGCGGTCACCGGGGCCGCGGCCGGTGCCGGACCGGCTGTGCCTGCAGGGGCTCCTGTACGTGCTCTGCAACGACCTCGCCTGGCAACTGCTCCCGCTGAAGCTGGGGTTCGGCTCCGGACAGACGTGCTGGGGGCGACTGGAGCGGTGGCAGAAGGCCGGCGTCTTCGACCAGCTCCACCGCATCCTGGTCGCCGAGCTCAATGCAGCCGGCCAGCTCGACCGGTCCCGGGCCTGCGTGGATGGCTCCCACATCCGCGCGAAAAAAGGGGCGCCGACACCGGTCCGTCGCCGGTCGACCGGCGGAAGACGGGCAGCAAACACCATCTGA
- a CDS encoding transposase, which produces MICDGRGTPLRVITTAANVNDVTQTLALVVGIPPVASRPRRRSVALLGDKGYDSNPNRDELRKRRILPVISRKGCPNIKDMGKLRYVVEQTFALLHQFKRLAVRWERRTELHDAFVSLVCSLICRRRL; this is translated from the coding sequence CTGATCTGCGACGGACGCGGCACTCCACTCAGGGTCATCACCACTGCAGCGAACGTCAACGACGTCACCCAGACCCTCGCCCTCGTCGTCGGCATCCCGCCCGTCGCGAGCAGGCCCCGCCGACGCTCAGTAGCCCTGCTCGGCGACAAGGGCTACGACTCCAACCCGAACCGCGATGAGCTGCGCAAACGCCGGATCCTGCCCGTCATCTCCCGCAAGGGCTGCCCGAACATCAAAGACATGGGCAAGCTCCGCTACGTCGTCGAGCAGACCTTCGCCCTGCTCCACCAGTTCAAACGACTCGCCGTCCGCTGGGAACGCCGCACCGAACTCCACGACGCCTTCGTCTCCCTCGTCTGCAGCCTCATCTGCCGGCGCCGGCTCTAA